In one window of Tumebacillus algifaecis DNA:
- a CDS encoding radical SAM protein, translating into MPKNRPYLFYELTNSICATCFRKVEAKVIFQDEKVYLHKHCFHHGPEKVLISTDIEYYKLCREYLKPSEMPLVWNTPIKYGCPYDCGLCPDHEQHSCLTLVEIIEKCNLQCPICYAESSPHVDKVRSLEEVERMLDAVVRNEGEPDIVQISGGEPTIHPQFFEILDLAKSKPIKHLMLNTNGVRIAQDREFVKRLATYTPGFEIYLQFDSFEEDVLRELRGADLREIRRKAIEHLNEFNISTTLVVTLKKGLNDHEIGSIIQYGLKQRAVRGVTFQPIQAAGRLEEFDPATDRLTLSEVRQSIIDQSEVFGAKDMIPVPCHPDSLAMGYALKFGDEVIPLTGLINPDVLLQGGRNTIVFEQDETLKSRVFELFSTSHSPESQALSLKNLLCCLPLVAVPEQLSYDNVFRVLIMQFLDPHNFDVRSVKKSCVHIVHPDGRIIPFDTYNMFYRGDKEELLQKLRDERTPIQVEQQS; encoded by the coding sequence ATGCCGAAAAATCGTCCCTACCTGTTTTATGAGTTGACCAACAGCATCTGCGCCACTTGTTTTCGTAAGGTTGAAGCAAAAGTCATCTTTCAGGACGAAAAGGTCTACCTCCACAAGCACTGCTTCCACCATGGTCCAGAGAAAGTGTTGATATCGACCGATATCGAATATTACAAGCTGTGCCGTGAATATCTCAAACCCTCGGAGATGCCGCTGGTCTGGAATACGCCGATCAAATACGGCTGTCCGTACGACTGCGGACTCTGCCCGGATCATGAACAGCACAGCTGCTTGACGCTGGTCGAGATCATCGAAAAGTGCAACCTGCAATGCCCGATCTGCTACGCGGAGTCCTCTCCTCATGTTGACAAGGTTCGCTCGCTCGAAGAGGTCGAACGCATGCTCGATGCGGTCGTGCGCAATGAGGGCGAGCCTGATATCGTGCAAATTTCGGGCGGTGAACCGACGATCCATCCGCAGTTTTTTGAAATTTTGGACCTGGCCAAATCGAAGCCGATCAAACACCTCATGCTCAACACCAATGGCGTTCGCATCGCTCAGGACCGCGAGTTTGTGAAACGTTTGGCCACGTATACGCCGGGCTTTGAAATCTATTTACAGTTCGACTCGTTCGAGGAAGATGTGTTGCGCGAACTGCGCGGGGCCGATCTGCGGGAGATTCGGCGCAAGGCGATCGAGCATCTCAATGAGTTCAACATCTCCACTACGCTCGTCGTCACGCTGAAAAAAGGACTCAACGACCATGAGATCGGCTCGATCATCCAATATGGCCTCAAGCAGCGCGCGGTGCGCGGCGTCACGTTTCAGCCGATTCAAGCGGCTGGGCGTCTGGAGGAATTTGATCCGGCGACCGACCGCTTGACCTTGAGCGAAGTGCGCCAAAGCATCATCGACCAATCGGAAGTATTTGGGGCGAAAGACATGATTCCGGTCCCCTGCCACCCCGATTCGCTGGCGATGGGCTATGCATTAAAATTTGGCGATGAAGTGATTCCGCTGACCGGGTTGATCAACCCGGATGTGCTCCTTCAGGGCGGTCGCAACACGATCGTGTTTGAGCAGGATGAGACGCTGAAAAGCAGAGTGTTCGAACTTTTCTCCACCTCCCACTCCCCCGAATCACAAGCCCTGTCTTTGAAAAATTTGCTCTGCTGCCTACCGCTGGTCGCTGTGCCAGAGCAGTTGAGCTATGACAATGTGTTTCGCGTGTTGATCATGCAGTTCCTCGATCCGCATAACTTCGATGTCCGTTCGGTCAAAAAATCGTGTGTGCACATCGTTCATCCTGACGGGAGGATCATTCCGTTCGACACGTACAACATGTTTTATCGCGGCGACAAAGAAGAGTTGTTGCAGAAGCTTCGCGATGAACGCACACCGATCCAAGTGGAGCAGCAGTCCTAA
- a CDS encoding prolipoprotein diacylglyceryl transferase, translating into MTFPVYLHLGSLTIHPHFLFETLAYMIGFRVYLYTRSKERTPVDKALYVIAGAIVGAALGSKILYWLEDPAQTMQRWNDLVYLMEGKTIVGGLLGGLIGVEIAKKMIGWTRSTGDDFALPLILGMMIGRIGCFLTGLSDHTYGTETTWFTGVDFGDGVLRHPTQLYEIAFLAVLGAALIAVRKRPQLHNGALFQFFMIGYLGFRLVIDFIKPTPHPYLILNNIQLACIAGLIYYILLIRRQKKENTHAEKSSLPVL; encoded by the coding sequence ATGACCTTTCCTGTCTACCTGCATCTTGGCTCACTGACCATTCACCCGCACTTCCTCTTTGAAACGCTCGCCTACATGATCGGTTTTCGCGTGTACCTCTACACCCGAAGCAAGGAACGAACTCCTGTCGATAAAGCGCTCTATGTGATCGCGGGGGCGATCGTCGGCGCGGCGTTAGGGTCGAAGATCTTGTATTGGTTGGAAGATCCGGCGCAGACGATGCAGCGATGGAATGATCTCGTTTATTTAATGGAAGGAAAGACGATCGTCGGCGGGCTGCTCGGCGGCTTGATCGGAGTGGAGATCGCCAAGAAGATGATCGGATGGACGCGCTCGACAGGAGATGACTTTGCCTTGCCCCTGATCCTCGGGATGATGATCGGACGCATCGGGTGTTTTCTCACTGGTTTGAGCGACCACACCTATGGAACGGAAACTACATGGTTTACCGGAGTCGATTTTGGAGACGGGGTCTTGCGCCATCCCACACAGTTGTATGAGATTGCGTTTTTGGCTGTGCTGGGTGCTGCGCTAATTGCGGTAAGGAAGCGTCCACAACTACATAACGGCGCGCTGTTTCAGTTTTTTATGATCGGATATTTGGGGTTCCGGCTGGTCATCGACTTTATCAAACCGACGCCTCACCCCTACCTCATCCTCAACAACATCCAGCTCGCCTGCATCGCAGGGTTGATCTATTACATCTTGCTGATCAGAAGGCAGAAAAAGGAGAATACTCATGCCGAAAAATCGTCCCTACCTGTTTTATGA
- a CDS encoding biotin--[acetyl-CoA-carboxylase] ligase: protein MQATILQMLREQPGDFVSGETMCNSLGVSRTAIWKHIKELQDAGYQIEAVRNRGYRLQSSPDLVTAVELRDGLSTTLLGQSIVYRETIDSTNNLARELANNGAIEGTLVIADEQQQGRGRRGRDWFSPPQSGVWMSLILRPELPLAHAAQITLVTAIALARALTRLTGVQAGIKWPNDILFNQKKCCGILTEMHAEFDQIHHLVLGIGINVNIPQADFPADIEHIATSLQAVKGTPIARAKVVQTVLEELEPLYRQYVADGGFGTLREEWKAHNITLGNNIIAHTAQGTIEGRALDIDEFGVLLIELPDGAHKKIYSADIMFT from the coding sequence ATGCAAGCAACGATTCTCCAAATGCTCCGTGAGCAACCGGGCGATTTTGTTTCTGGCGAAACGATGTGCAATTCGCTCGGCGTATCGCGAACTGCGATTTGGAAACACATAAAAGAGTTGCAAGACGCAGGCTATCAGATTGAAGCGGTGCGAAATCGTGGATACCGCTTGCAAAGCTCGCCCGATCTGGTCACCGCAGTCGAACTTCGCGACGGCCTGTCCACGACCTTGCTTGGACAGAGCATCGTCTACCGCGAAACGATCGATTCGACCAACAACCTAGCACGAGAGCTCGCCAACAACGGGGCGATCGAAGGGACGCTCGTCATCGCCGACGAGCAGCAGCAAGGGAGAGGTCGTCGAGGACGGGATTGGTTTTCTCCGCCGCAGTCGGGGGTGTGGATGTCGCTGATCTTGCGGCCGGAACTGCCTTTGGCGCATGCGGCACAGATCACGCTGGTGACTGCGATTGCGCTGGCGAGGGCATTGACCCGACTGACGGGCGTGCAAGCGGGCATCAAATGGCCGAACGATATCCTCTTCAATCAGAAAAAATGCTGTGGCATTTTGACGGAGATGCATGCGGAGTTCGATCAGATTCACCACCTCGTGCTCGGCATCGGCATCAATGTCAACATCCCGCAAGCCGACTTCCCTGCGGACATCGAGCACATCGCCACCTCGTTGCAAGCGGTCAAGGGCACGCCCATCGCGCGTGCAAAAGTTGTGCAGACCGTCTTGGAAGAACTGGAACCGCTCTACCGCCAATATGTTGCTGACGGCGGCTTCGGCACGCTTCGTGAGGAGTGGAAGGCGCACAACATCACGCTTGGCAACAACATCATTGCCCACACAGCGCAGGGTACGATCGAAGGGCGTGCACTCGACATCGACGAATTCGGTGTACTGCTGATCGAACTGCCGGACGGCGCGCATAAAAAGATCTACTCGGCTGACATCATGTTTACGTGA
- the panB gene encoding 3-methyl-2-oxobutanoate hydroxymethyltransferase, protein MTTTKATTISLRAMKKEQRKIVMLTAYDYPTARVAEEGGADMILVGDSLGMVVLGYDTTLPVTMEDMIHHTKAVTRGSKHTMIVTDLPFLSYHISTPETVRNAGRLIQEGFADAVKLEGGREVLDQVQAIVRAGIPVVGHIGLQPQMVNQLGGFKVQGKDYESALRIYEDALLLQEAGCFAIVLECVPTPLARLISEHLTIPTIGIGAGEGTDGQVLVIHDMLGITDRYLPKFAKKYGELFTDMTTAVESYVQEVRDHVFPGTEHGFKMNDDVLERLQNEITQRS, encoded by the coding sequence ATGACAACCACAAAAGCAACGACGATCTCACTGCGGGCGATGAAAAAGGAACAACGGAAGATCGTCATGCTCACCGCCTACGATTATCCGACAGCCCGCGTGGCGGAAGAGGGCGGAGCTGACATGATCCTTGTCGGCGATTCGCTCGGCATGGTGGTACTGGGATATGACACCACATTGCCCGTCACAATGGAAGACATGATCCACCACACGAAAGCGGTTACACGCGGTTCGAAACACACGATGATCGTCACCGATCTGCCCTTCCTGTCCTATCACATCTCCACGCCAGAGACGGTGCGCAACGCAGGACGCTTGATCCAAGAGGGCTTTGCAGATGCGGTCAAACTCGAAGGCGGCCGCGAAGTGCTCGACCAAGTGCAGGCGATTGTGCGCGCCGGCATCCCGGTAGTGGGCCACATCGGACTGCAGCCGCAGATGGTCAACCAACTCGGTGGCTTTAAAGTGCAAGGCAAAGACTACGAGAGCGCTCTGCGCATCTATGAAGACGCCTTGCTGCTACAAGAGGCCGGATGCTTCGCGATCGTCCTCGAATGTGTTCCGACCCCGCTAGCCCGCTTGATTTCCGAACACCTGACCATCCCGACAATCGGCATCGGGGCAGGAGAGGGCACCGATGGACAGGTGCTCGTCATTCATGACATGCTCGGCATCACCGACCGCTACCTGCCAAAGTTTGCGAAAAAATATGGCGAGCTGTTCACCGACATGACCACAGCTGTTGAAAGCTATGTACAAGAAGTGCGCGATCACGTGTTTCCGGGCACTGAGCACGGCTTTAAAATGAATGACGATGTTTTGGAGAGACTACAGAACGAGATCACGCAGAGGAGCTAA
- the panC gene encoding pantoate--beta-alanine ligase — protein MIIVHTIQEIRKYVREQRAKGHTIGFVPTMGYLHDGHLSLLRAAKAQCETVVMSIFVNPLQFGPNEDFERYPRDLERDAKMAEQAGCHIIFAPDVNEMYPRSKGSVLTRVEVDEVTVQLCGASRPGHFRGVATVVSKLFNIVQPDQAFFGMKDAQQVAVLQTMVDDLNIPVEIVPCPILREVDGLAMSSRNVFLSADERQQALVLHASLQMAERMVADGVRDVVQLKQAIREQIQTAPLADIDYVEILNFRDLSPIMTIDQPALLALAVRFGQTRLIDNIVLKIR, from the coding sequence ATGATCATCGTCCATACGATTCAGGAGATCCGCAAATACGTGCGCGAACAACGCGCGAAAGGCCATACGATCGGTTTCGTGCCCACGATGGGCTACTTGCATGACGGCCATCTGTCATTGCTTCGCGCAGCCAAAGCGCAATGTGAGACGGTCGTGATGAGTATCTTTGTCAACCCTTTGCAATTTGGGCCTAACGAAGACTTCGAACGTTACCCACGCGACTTAGAGCGTGATGCGAAGATGGCTGAACAGGCAGGTTGCCACATCATCTTCGCGCCCGATGTGAACGAAATGTATCCGCGCAGCAAGGGGAGCGTGCTCACCCGAGTTGAAGTGGATGAAGTCACCGTCCAGTTGTGCGGTGCCTCGCGCCCTGGCCATTTCCGCGGCGTGGCGACAGTCGTCTCCAAGCTGTTCAACATCGTCCAGCCGGACCAAGCGTTTTTTGGCATGAAAGATGCTCAGCAGGTCGCTGTTTTGCAAACGATGGTCGATGACCTGAACATTCCGGTCGAGATCGTGCCCTGCCCGATTCTACGAGAAGTTGATGGCCTCGCGATGAGTTCCCGCAACGTCTTTCTTTCTGCGGATGAGCGTCAGCAGGCGCTCGTGCTCCATGCGTCTTTGCAGATGGCCGAGCGGATGGTGGCAGACGGGGTGCGCGATGTCGTGCAACTCAAACAGGCGATCCGCGAACAGATCCAAACAGCGCCGCTGGCCGATATCGACTATGTGGAAATTCTCAACTTCCGCGATCTTTCGCCGATCATGACCATCGACCAGCCCGCCTTGCTCGCCTTGGCTGTGCGCTTTGGCCAAACGCGGCTGATCGACAATATTGTCTTGAAAATTCGTTAG
- the panD gene encoding aspartate 1-decarboxylase — protein MFRTMMKSKIHRATVTEANLNYVGSITIDQDILDAVDILENEKVQIVNNNNGARLETYVISGARGSGVICLNGAAARLVQPGDTVIIISYATMSDEEARKHQPTVALMDRENKIIDMLSETHGTIV, from the coding sequence ATGTTTCGTACGATGATGAAATCGAAAATTCACCGCGCGACGGTGACAGAGGCCAACCTCAACTATGTCGGATCGATCACGATCGATCAGGACATTTTGGATGCGGTAGACATTTTAGAAAATGAAAAAGTGCAGATCGTCAACAACAACAATGGCGCTCGCTTGGAGACCTACGTGATCTCTGGTGCACGCGGTTCGGGCGTCATCTGTCTGAACGGCGCGGCCGCACGTCTTGTCCAACCAGGGGATACGGTGATCATCATCTCCTATGCGACCATGTCGGACGAAGAGGCGAGAAAACACCAACCTACCGTCGCGCTGATGGACCGAGAGAACAAAATCATCGACATGCTTAGCGAAACGCACGGTACGATCGTCTAA
- a CDS encoding tetratricopeptide repeat protein: MFEKPFMLLNRAVDRIEVQLHNADPEQRQILGEELVALRSACDTFVERWLSFEERVTELGEAFSLDLDGTLPTQELQIMQQKLSTMQHPYLPTVASQVEQEAQTSVEHFESAQTDLEDVTTNDQANSTAPQKKLILSLGEGTSIRPIDEQMVRSFRRGIGFFDLLMFKEAMDEFRRVIEIDESFTIARLYLAFGYLAEEQYEEASKHLNLLQLEEGDDLIRATVHGTFGHIFAAQGQYRQALIEFEAARQLVPDYRDIEFNMGCCHFNLGQHKEALMSYQRALILAPDDWEAHRFCGLIYVQLGNGERAYRHLARAYDLNGAHEELILEFARLSEQMGQAEQAYALYQKALRYHPESAAAYGGLGWIKMRTGDHDQAFALFQKQLSFKPNDRQGMFNLGWAAYHRQDFVEAERCFAALLTQNARDVYALSGLARTWSRMGKRAEAKEQLLQLVARDGTNEKKMGLFHLGRLALEEEAYLQALRYFNAALVYERTCIESLFFKGVAHYALGQQERADQCFATCRRLTTVSEMVQTHE; the protein is encoded by the coding sequence ATGTTTGAAAAACCATTTATGTTGCTGAACCGCGCTGTGGACCGCATCGAAGTCCAATTGCACAACGCCGATCCAGAACAAAGGCAAATCCTTGGGGAAGAACTGGTCGCATTGCGCAGCGCCTGCGATACGTTTGTCGAACGATGGCTCAGCTTTGAGGAGCGCGTCACCGAACTCGGAGAAGCGTTCAGTCTGGATCTCGATGGCACCTTGCCGACCCAGGAGTTGCAGATCATGCAGCAAAAACTGTCGACGATGCAACATCCCTACCTTCCCACCGTCGCTTCGCAAGTTGAACAGGAAGCACAGACAAGCGTTGAGCACTTCGAATCAGCTCAAACTGACCTAGAGGACGTGACCACAAACGACCAAGCGAACAGCACCGCACCACAAAAAAAATTGATCCTGTCACTTGGGGAAGGTACATCGATTCGTCCGATCGATGAGCAGATGGTGCGCTCGTTTCGCCGTGGCATCGGGTTTTTCGACCTGTTGATGTTCAAAGAGGCGATGGATGAGTTCAGACGGGTCATCGAGATTGACGAATCGTTTACGATCGCTCGGCTCTACCTCGCCTTTGGGTATTTGGCGGAAGAGCAGTACGAAGAGGCGAGCAAGCATCTCAACCTGCTCCAGCTCGAGGAAGGCGACGATTTGATTCGCGCCACTGTGCACGGTACGTTTGGACACATTTTTGCGGCACAAGGTCAGTATCGCCAAGCGTTGATCGAATTTGAAGCGGCCCGCCAACTGGTTCCCGACTATCGCGACATCGAGTTCAATATGGGCTGCTGTCACTTTAACCTCGGTCAGCATAAAGAGGCTTTGATGAGCTACCAGCGCGCACTGATCCTCGCTCCGGACGACTGGGAAGCGCATCGTTTTTGCGGATTGATCTACGTCCAGCTCGGCAATGGCGAACGGGCTTATCGTCATTTGGCTCGGGCTTATGATCTGAATGGGGCGCACGAAGAACTGATCCTCGAATTTGCCCGGCTCTCCGAACAGATGGGGCAAGCTGAGCAAGCCTACGCGCTGTACCAAAAGGCGCTCCGCTATCATCCGGAGTCGGCCGCCGCATATGGGGGGCTTGGCTGGATCAAAATGCGTACCGGCGATCATGATCAGGCTTTCGCGCTGTTTCAAAAGCAGCTTTCGTTCAAACCAAACGACCGCCAAGGCATGTTCAATTTGGGGTGGGCCGCGTACCATCGCCAAGATTTTGTGGAAGCGGAACGCTGTTTTGCGGCGTTGCTCACTCAAAACGCCCGCGATGTCTACGCTTTGTCGGGGCTAGCCCGCACCTGGAGCAGGATGGGCAAGCGCGCTGAAGCAAAGGAGCAGCTCTTGCAGCTCGTCGCCCGCGATGGAACGAACGAAAAAAAAATGGGACTGTTCCACCTCGGGCGCCTCGCGCTCGAAGAGGAAGCCTATCTGCAGGCGTTGCGCTACTTCAACGCCGCTCTCGTCTACGAGCGCACCTGCATCGAGTCACTCTTTTTCAAAGGGGTTGCGCACTATGCGCTCGGCCAACAGGAGCGTGCCGACCAGTGTTTCGCGACGTGCAGGCGGCTCACGACGGTTTCCGAGATGGTGCAAACCCACGAATAG
- a CDS encoding S-layer homology domain-containing protein, protein MKSPKAISMLVAAGLLMTSTSAFAVVDGPKVQGPDQVAITIYQPNIDPVVTYDPDLHRIMIGAPEVPAVSGHWSKFALDHLLNAGVLTRNEADVFEPNKEITKDDFQIWTNRILGKKDGAPEPASAMTRLDAAVWLADLLPALNTGINGANLLYPFNDTQGISEQQKSAVHYLYKLGIMVGDGQGKFSPKSKLSKGEAAVLLDKVLERASSVAKPAAYEVVTGLYPETVNTVVKENKTEPGVYTVVEDGVRYLVIAGGEAPNPGYSVELTSLGESDGAFFVNANVKAPEKGNAHPEVISYPVLVVKTAESKKPVFMMN, encoded by the coding sequence ATGAAATCCCCAAAAGCGATTTCGATGTTGGTTGCCGCAGGTCTGTTGATGACATCTACTTCCGCGTTTGCCGTTGTTGATGGCCCGAAAGTTCAGGGACCGGATCAGGTGGCGATCACGATCTATCAACCGAATATCGATCCGGTTGTAACATACGACCCGGATCTTCACCGCATCATGATTGGTGCACCTGAAGTACCTGCCGTCAGTGGTCACTGGTCGAAATTCGCGCTGGATCACTTGCTCAATGCTGGCGTCCTCACCAGAAATGAAGCGGACGTATTCGAGCCGAATAAGGAGATCACCAAGGATGATTTCCAAATCTGGACCAATCGCATCCTGGGCAAAAAAGACGGCGCACCGGAGCCGGCATCTGCGATGACTCGTCTTGACGCTGCCGTTTGGCTCGCCGATCTGCTCCCTGCACTGAATACTGGCATTAACGGCGCTAACCTGCTCTATCCTTTCAACGATACACAGGGCATCTCCGAACAGCAAAAGAGTGCGGTTCATTACCTCTACAAGCTCGGCATCATGGTCGGTGATGGGCAGGGCAAATTCTCGCCGAAGTCCAAACTCTCCAAAGGCGAAGCGGCTGTGTTGCTCGATAAGGTACTCGAGCGCGCCAGCTCGGTTGCCAAGCCTGCCGCTTATGAAGTGGTGACCGGTTTGTATCCGGAGACGGTAAACACCGTGGTCAAAGAAAACAAAACGGAGCCGGGTGTCTACACGGTAGTTGAAGATGGTGTTCGTTATCTGGTGATCGCAGGCGGTGAGGCTCCGAACCCGGGCTACTCGGTTGAACTGACCTCCCTCGGCGAATCGGACGGCGCTTTCTTCGTCAACGCAAACGTCAAAGCTCCGGAAAAAGGCAATGCACATCCAGAAGTGATCTCGTATCCGGTGCTCGTGGTGAAGACGGCCGAATCGAAAAAGCCAGTTTTCATGATGAACTAA
- the dinG gene encoding ATP-dependent DNA helicase DinG — MSETYIVFDLETTGLEPSRDDIIEIGAVKIEAGRVTDQYQTLIKRNKALPAHIRDLTGITDADLAGAPELEAVIDDFLKFIGDGILVAHNAEFDLGFLNEALEECGYLRYVGEVIDTVTLAQIVWPREASFSLGSLTERFALAHEQAHRALSDAEATAAMFLLLLERAADLPYLILQQIHGLTEYSDWPLRHFFRRLAESNTSLLKIDEPEGCVTIDRLMHRPVEIGVKENETGGMFAFSADEVEKVLAKGGPMSDLMPGYEERPPQMQMLRAVSEAFQDNKHLIVEAGTGTGKSLAYLIPAVYYAKAAGERVVVATHTINLQEQLRERDVPLLQEVVPFPFDITVFKGRSNYLCMRKVATGVNHPGLITDHQEMTFHVRMLTWLLETRAGDREELTLSGSQADGWNKVSSASDSCINKACPWFRNCYYHRARAQAQNADVIITNHSLVLTDVKADHNVLPGYQYLVLDEAHHMEDEATKHLGDEVSYFQMYGALNRLFRDKNKGLLYQLLQKIDLLQNGDGGVYSDLRATVEKMVEQIGDLRDSNEEVFRLLQDFVIKYSTGTDGGRYTLRLRTETFEVEEAENAWKAIASSSENLQTDVQSFRRLASKVEEYSEDLMRDEMYAGLLTDVSGQVKELDGGWQGLATFLRSVGSETSVLWMEAEDRTMRPVVFLNSAPIDVAPLLHTHLFSKKESVVLASATLTINQDFKYTIRQLGLTESEKIDRLLQLQVESPFDYKKQSLLCVPADALPVKGVSEDVFTTSFAESLTNLARASQGRMLVLFTSHRMLRETYHKTKPMLAEHGITLLAHNIESTSRHRLISEFQRQERAVLFGANSFWEGVDIPGDALSLLVIARLPFWPPNQPVVEARTEKLEREGRNSFMDYSVPQAIIRFKQGFGRLIRTKRDRGAIVVYDRRIVESRYGRHFIKSLPGPWFYQGNEREVLRTVYNWLKSPL, encoded by the coding sequence GTGTCCGAGACATATATCGTGTTTGACCTCGAGACCACCGGATTAGAGCCGTCCCGCGACGACATCATCGAAATTGGTGCGGTGAAGATTGAAGCGGGGCGCGTCACCGATCAGTATCAAACACTTATCAAACGGAACAAAGCGCTTCCGGCACACATTCGCGATCTGACCGGAATCACCGATGCGGATCTGGCAGGCGCACCGGAACTGGAAGCTGTGATCGATGATTTTTTGAAATTTATAGGCGATGGCATCCTCGTCGCGCACAATGCCGAATTTGATCTGGGCTTTTTAAATGAAGCGCTCGAAGAGTGCGGTTATTTGCGCTATGTTGGCGAGGTGATCGACACGGTCACCTTGGCCCAGATCGTGTGGCCGCGCGAGGCCAGTTTTTCACTCGGTTCGCTGACGGAACGCTTTGCACTGGCGCACGAACAGGCACACCGAGCGCTGTCTGACGCCGAGGCGACCGCAGCGATGTTTCTGCTCTTGCTGGAACGTGCGGCCGACCTGCCATATTTGATTTTGCAACAAATCCACGGCTTGACCGAATATAGCGACTGGCCACTGCGCCACTTCTTCCGTCGTCTGGCCGAATCGAATACATCGCTTCTGAAGATCGACGAACCGGAGGGCTGTGTCACCATCGACCGCCTGATGCACCGTCCGGTAGAGATCGGAGTCAAGGAAAATGAGACGGGTGGGATGTTTGCTTTTTCTGCGGATGAGGTGGAAAAAGTGTTAGCGAAAGGCGGTCCGATGTCAGATCTGATGCCGGGCTATGAGGAGCGACCGCCGCAGATGCAGATGCTGCGCGCCGTATCGGAAGCCTTTCAAGACAACAAACACCTGATCGTCGAAGCGGGGACGGGGACGGGGAAGTCGCTCGCCTACCTGATTCCTGCTGTCTATTATGCGAAGGCCGCAGGTGAACGTGTCGTCGTCGCGACCCACACGATCAATCTGCAAGAGCAGCTTCGTGAACGCGATGTGCCCTTGCTACAGGAAGTGGTGCCGTTTCCGTTTGACATCACCGTGTTCAAAGGGCGCAGCAACTACCTGTGCATGCGAAAAGTTGCGACTGGGGTCAACCATCCAGGGCTGATCACCGATCACCAAGAGATGACGTTTCATGTCCGCATGCTGACTTGGCTGTTGGAAACAAGAGCAGGGGACCGTGAAGAATTGACTTTGTCAGGCTCGCAAGCGGACGGTTGGAACAAAGTCTCGTCTGCGTCCGATTCCTGTATCAATAAAGCGTGTCCGTGGTTTCGCAACTGCTACTACCATCGGGCGCGGGCCCAAGCGCAAAACGCCGACGTGATCATCACCAACCACTCGCTGGTGCTGACCGATGTCAAAGCGGATCACAACGTTTTGCCCGGTTATCAATACCTCGTCCTCGACGAGGCACACCATATGGAAGACGAAGCAACCAAGCACCTGGGTGATGAAGTGTCCTATTTTCAAATGTACGGGGCGTTGAATCGACTGTTCCGCGATAAAAACAAAGGGCTGTTGTATCAGCTTTTGCAAAAAATTGATTTGCTGCAAAACGGGGATGGAGGCGTCTACAGCGACCTGCGCGCCACCGTTGAAAAGATGGTGGAGCAAATCGGTGACCTGCGCGACTCCAATGAAGAGGTATTCCGCCTGTTGCAAGATTTTGTGATCAAATATTCGACCGGAACTGATGGGGGGCGCTATACGCTACGCCTGCGGACGGAGACGTTTGAAGTGGAGGAGGCGGAAAACGCATGGAAGGCCATCGCCTCATCCAGTGAGAACCTGCAAACGGACGTACAATCATTCAGACGACTCGCTTCGAAGGTGGAAGAGTATTCGGAGGACTTGATGCGCGATGAGATGTACGCAGGGTTGCTCACCGACGTAAGCGGACAAGTCAAGGAGTTGGACGGGGGCTGGCAAGGTCTTGCTACCTTCTTGCGCTCCGTCGGAAGCGAGACCTCCGTCTTGTGGATGGAGGCGGAGGACCGGACCATGCGTCCCGTCGTCTTCCTCAACTCCGCGCCGATCGATGTCGCGCCGCTGTTGCACACCCATCTGTTTTCCAAAAAGGAAAGCGTGGTGCTCGCCTCGGCGACGCTTACGATCAACCAAGATTTCAAGTACACGATCCGGCAGCTCGGGCTGACCGAGTCGGAGAAGATCGATCGCTTGTTGCAATTGCAGGTCGAGTCACCGTTCGATTACAAAAAACAATCGTTGCTTTGTGTGCCTGCCGATGCGCTCCCAGTCAAAGGGGTCAGCGAAGACGTGTTCACCACCTCATTTGCTGAATCGCTGACCAACCTCGCTCGCGCCTCGCAAGGGCGGATGCTCGTCTTGTTCACCTCACATCGGATGTTGCGTGAAACGTATCACAAGACCAAACCGATGCTGGCCGAGCATGGCATAACTCTATTGGCACACAACATCGAATCCACGTCGCGTCACCGCCTGATCAGCGAGTTCCAACGCCAGGAGCGAGCCGTATTGTTTGGTGCGAATTCCTTCTGGGAAGGCGTCGATATTCCAGGTGATGCATTGTCGCTGCTGGTGATTGCGCGCCTGCCGTTCTGGCCGCCCAATCAGCCGGTGGTGGAAGCGCGTACCGAAAAGTTGGAGCGGGAAGGTCGCAATTCGTTTATGGACTACAGCGTCCCACAGGCGATCATCCGCTTTAAACAAGGGTTTGGCCGTCTGATTCGCACCAAGCGCGACCGTGGGGCCATCGTCGTGTACGACCGCCGCATCGTCGAATCGCGATACGGGCGCCATTTTATCAAGTCATTGCCAGGTCCCTGGTTCTATCAAGGGAACGAACGGGAAGTTTTGCGCACCGTCTATAATTGGCTAAAATCGCCACTTTAA